Proteins encoded by one window of Thermococcus sp. JdF3:
- a CDS encoding type I restriction endonuclease, with protein MEELTKAVASVRRKIRSHRELYAKNEEAVKQHLIGEVFQALGWDWNNPEEVRPEERTEDGRADYALILNGEVFAYVEAKNLGVNIIKRDEPLRQLARYCFNSGVKYGILTNGAVWIAVKAFEEGSRLRDRVLVTVNIEEEPLEKAVLKLSILSKSRITEMERVASLLRALELSFLGLRQEGYSEGMLIEYLTSREGMNTVPVGELKGDETPKAAYVYDGGWKLLPLQERSIKGVLLSVLLYLEKRARGYEREEIRRAYEHIRRMSLSPETALGVLKKLEEEEKLRISVEI; from the coding sequence ATGGAGGAACTTACCAAGGCCGTGGCCAGCGTCAGGAGGAAAATCCGTTCACACAGGGAACTCTACGCCAAGAACGAGGAGGCGGTGAAGCAGCACCTCATCGGTGAGGTCTTTCAGGCCCTGGGATGGGACTGGAACAACCCGGAGGAAGTCAGACCGGAGGAGCGGACGGAGGACGGGAGGGCGGACTACGCGCTCATCCTCAACGGCGAGGTCTTCGCCTACGTCGAGGCCAAGAACCTCGGGGTTAACATAATCAAGCGGGACGAGCCCCTCCGCCAGCTGGCGCGCTACTGCTTCAACTCCGGCGTTAAATACGGCATCCTCACGAACGGTGCCGTGTGGATAGCGGTGAAGGCCTTTGAAGAGGGCTCCCGTCTGAGGGACAGGGTTCTCGTCACCGTCAACATCGAGGAAGAGCCCCTTGAGAAGGCCGTGTTGAAGCTGTCCATTCTCTCGAAGTCCAGGATAACCGAGATGGAGAGGGTTGCCTCCCTTCTGAGGGCACTTGAACTGAGCTTTCTGGGGCTCAGGCAGGAGGGCTACTCCGAGGGGATGCTGATCGAGTACCTGACGTCGCGGGAGGGCATGAACACGGTTCCCGTTGGGGAGCTGAAGGGGGACGAGACGCCCAAGGCAGCCTATGTCTATGACGGTGGATGGAAGCTCCTTCCCCTCCAGGAAAGGAGTATCAAGGGAGTTCTTCTCTCCGTCCTGCTGTACCTGGAGAAGCGCGCCCGGGGGTACGAGCGGGAGGAGATACGGAGGGCCTACGAGCACATCAGGAGAATGTCGCTCAGCCCCGAGACCGCCCTGGGTGTACTCAAAAAGCTGGAGGAAGAGGAAAAGCTGAGGATATCGGTTGAGATTTGA
- the cas4 gene encoding CRISPR-associated protein Cas4: MASDGNHNENDGFIEFYASEALTCPRRIYFRLKGYPERWPEFVKVRLNQGINTHNVLGEILQKRFGFELEKHLILRSQRLGFEIHGRIDAIGDFPIEIKGKTSLPSKPYDYHMAQLNIYMRWAEAEYGYLYYIKLHEEPMRVISKIDFSRFPIVKGPNFRAFEVPYDGKLFRETLKHFYSVKKAYERGKPPKGEYSYTCRFCPYRYLCYPDGE, encoded by the coding sequence ATGGCGTCGGATGGGAATCATAATGAAAACGATGGATTTATCGAGTTCTACGCCAGCGAGGCCCTGACGTGCCCGAGGAGGATATACTTCAGGCTGAAGGGCTACCCTGAGAGGTGGCCCGAGTTCGTGAAGGTGCGGCTGAACCAGGGCATAAACACCCACAACGTCCTCGGTGAGATTCTACAGAAACGCTTCGGCTTCGAGCTTGAGAAGCACCTCATCCTCAGATCCCAGAGACTCGGTTTCGAGATACACGGCAGGATAGACGCCATAGGGGACTTCCCAATCGAGATAAAGGGCAAGACCAGTCTCCCCAGCAAACCCTACGACTATCACATGGCCCAGCTCAACATCTACATGCGCTGGGCGGAGGCGGAGTACGGGTACCTGTACTACATCAAGCTCCACGAGGAGCCCATGAGGGTTATAAGCAAAATAGACTTCTCGCGCTTCCCGATAGTCAAGGGACCGAACTTCAGGGCCTTTGAGGTGCCCTACGACGGAAAGCTCTTCCGCGAGACCCTTAAGCACTTCTACTCCGTCAAGAAGGCCTACGAAAGAGGAAAGCCCCCGAAGGGGGAGTACTCCTACACGTGCAGGTTCTGCCCGTACAGGTACCTGTGCTACCCTGATGGGGAGTGA
- a CDS encoding MBL fold metallo-hydrolase gives MALRKLGDSVYLYPGSPSTLVRVSDGKAVLVDPGHGSGRHKDLKREVRKLGLEMKAQLATHGHADHVSVAPRIDAPLFMHRFEFSIAESPLNRELLTFGSKAPGGFLVFQFPEEVKVHAVFEWGDELFGLKAIKLNGHSPGMTGFLDKENGLIYAGDAFFGARVIEAVGLPYLVDPDLFKASIAELKNYAENGFLLVPSHGRPVEGEEALELLDFNLSRVEETESLILDILREGPMGIDGIAFRIMRYYGVEVTPQKLALNLVPARAFIAKLYNEGKVDAVVDNGLKWRVEKG, from the coding sequence ATGGCGCTCAGAAAACTCGGTGATTCGGTTTATCTTTATCCCGGCAGCCCCTCAACACTTGTGCGGGTCTCTGATGGAAAAGCCGTTCTCGTCGACCCCGGCCACGGGAGCGGAAGGCACAAAGACCTGAAGAGGGAGGTCAGAAAACTGGGGCTCGAGATGAAAGCCCAGCTCGCGACGCACGGCCACGCAGACCACGTATCGGTTGCGCCGAGGATCGACGCGCCGCTCTTCATGCACCGCTTTGAGTTCTCGATAGCCGAAAGCCCCCTGAACAGGGAACTTTTGACCTTCGGCTCGAAGGCTCCGGGGGGCTTTCTGGTCTTCCAGTTCCCGGAAGAGGTTAAAGTTCATGCAGTCTTCGAGTGGGGCGACGAACTCTTCGGCCTGAAGGCGATCAAACTGAACGGCCATTCGCCCGGGATGACAGGCTTTCTGGACAAGGAGAACGGGCTTATCTACGCTGGAGATGCCTTCTTTGGGGCACGGGTCATAGAGGCCGTGGGATTGCCGTATCTGGTCGACCCCGACTTATTCAAAGCTTCAATTGCAGAATTAAAGAATTATGCAGAGAATGGCTTCCTCCTGGTACCCTCCCACGGCAGACCGGTGGAGGGGGAGGAGGCGCTCGAGCTGCTCGACTTCAACCTCAGCCGCGTCGAGGAGACCGAAAGCCTCATCCTGGACATCCTGAGGGAGGGTCCGATGGGCATCGACGGTATCGCCTTCCGCATAATGAGGTACTACGGGGTCGAGGTCACGCCCCAGAAGCTCGCCCTCAACCTCGTCCCTGCCAGGGCCTTCATCGCGAAGCTCTACAACGAGGGAAAGGTGGACGCGGTCGTTGACAATGGACTCAAATGGAGGGTGGAGAAGGGTTAG
- a CDS encoding 2,3-diphosphoglycerate synthetase has product MKNRRLVLIDGEHYPDVTAWAVEKLGGVCCAVFLGGSEKIGDIRDIEKRLGIPVYYAGDYLAALARALRENNVCEVVDLSDEPVLNYEDRFRIASLCMLHGVTYRGADFTFTPRPLRRTRKPSLAVIGTGKRVGKTAVSGFIARTLKEIANPVIVTMGRGGPEEPELIEGDKFEITPEFLVRLAGKGKHAASDHFENALTSRVATIGCRRCGGGMAGFSFFDVVDEGVKLAESLPNDLIILEGSGATFPAYRADGYVLMVSAAQKSDFIGGYFGPFRLSLADIVVVTMADSVRPERLRELERIIRETNPDADVHLTAFRPRPLGDVSGKRLALVMTSGLALEGARRYIEGLGADVVHASGNLSRRPALRKDLEGFEGIDAVAVELKAAAVDVVTRWALERGIEVVYLDNEPVNIDGKDLGGAVLRLGRSILEGRG; this is encoded by the coding sequence ATGAAAAATCGGAGGCTCGTCCTTATCGACGGCGAGCACTATCCAGACGTTACCGCGTGGGCGGTGGAAAAGCTCGGTGGTGTCTGCTGCGCCGTCTTTCTGGGCGGGAGTGAGAAGATTGGAGACATTCGGGACATCGAGAAGAGGCTCGGGATTCCGGTGTATTACGCGGGGGACTACCTTGCCGCCCTCGCGAGGGCCCTCAGGGAGAACAACGTTTGTGAGGTCGTTGACCTGAGCGACGAGCCCGTCCTGAACTACGAGGACAGGTTTAGGATTGCATCCCTGTGCATGCTCCACGGTGTGACCTACAGGGGGGCGGACTTCACGTTCACTCCCAGGCCGCTGAGGAGGACCAGAAAGCCGAGCCTTGCCGTCATAGGGACGGGGAAGAGGGTCGGCAAGACTGCGGTCAGCGGCTTCATAGCCAGAACCCTCAAGGAGATAGCCAACCCCGTTATAGTCACGATGGGCCGCGGGGGTCCCGAGGAGCCGGAGCTCATAGAGGGGGATAAGTTTGAGATAACCCCCGAGTTCCTGGTCAGGCTGGCGGGGAAGGGAAAGCACGCCGCCTCGGACCACTTTGAGAACGCGCTCACCTCACGCGTTGCGACCATAGGGTGCCGCCGCTGCGGGGGAGGCATGGCGGGGTTTTCCTTCTTCGATGTTGTGGACGAGGGCGTTAAGCTGGCGGAGAGCCTGCCAAACGACCTCATAATCCTCGAGGGCAGTGGGGCAACGTTTCCTGCCTACCGTGCGGATGGGTACGTCCTCATGGTCAGCGCCGCCCAGAAGTCCGACTTCATAGGCGGCTACTTCGGCCCCTTCAGGCTCTCTCTGGCGGACATAGTCGTCGTCACGATGGCCGACTCGGTACGCCCGGAGCGGCTGAGGGAGCTTGAGAGGATAATCCGGGAGACTAACCCCGACGCGGACGTGCATTTGACCGCATTCAGACCGAGGCCCCTCGGGGACGTTTCCGGGAAGAGGCTGGCCCTTGTGATGACGTCGGGGCTGGCCCTCGAGGGGGCGAGGAGGTACATCGAGGGTCTGGGGGCGGATGTAGTCCATGCCTCCGGCAACCTGTCGAGGAGGCCCGCACTGAGAAAAGACCTGGAGGGATTTGAGGGCATCGACGCGGTGGCCGTTGAGCTCAAGGCCGCCGCTGTGGACGTTGTTACCAGGTGGGCCCTTGAGAGGGGGATTGAGGTGGTGTATCTGGACAACGAGCCGGTCAACATCGATGGGAAGGACCTGGGGGGGGCCGTTTTGAGGCTCGGCCGCTCGATACTGGAGGGGAGAGGATGA
- a CDS encoding CBS domain-containing protein has protein sequence MDGDAPIKVYMTRKLIGVSPDDSVKRACEVMVEFDIGSLVVVEENRVVGFFTKSDIIRRVVIPGLSNGTPVREIMSGELITVDANTPVRDVLNLMAKKGIKHMLIKEDGEIVGIFSLSDLLTASRRRLETAIAAE, from the coding sequence ATGGATGGGGATGCCCCGATTAAGGTTTACATGACGAGAAAACTGATAGGCGTTTCTCCGGACGACAGCGTAAAGCGCGCCTGCGAGGTCATGGTGGAGTTCGACATAGGCTCCCTGGTTGTCGTTGAAGAAAACAGGGTGGTGGGATTCTTCACAAAGAGTGACATAATCCGACGTGTCGTCATCCCGGGGCTGTCGAACGGCACCCCCGTCAGGGAGATAATGAGCGGGGAGCTGATAACAGTCGACGCGAACACTCCCGTGAGGGACGTCCTCAACCTGATGGCCAAGAAAGGGATCAAGCACATGCTCATCAAGGAAGATGGGGAGATAGTCGGCATATTCAGCCTGAGCGACCTGCTGACCGCCAGCCGGAGGCGGCTCGAGACAGCCATCGCGGCGGAGTGA
- a CDS encoding metallophosphoesterase, with protein MIRIAHISDTHITSESAYKGYAYDLIVNDVNRGDFDFVIHTGDVTNQGLREEYERASYELRKIKKPLVVIPGNHDVRNVGYKLFEKFIGPLNGVYEFRDGVVIWVDSTIPDLSDGRVGGHKFRWLKSRLEEYSEKKFKIVAAHHHLVPLPDTGRERNVLYNAGDVLDLLLRHEVSLYTCGHKHVPNVYRIEDMVIDNAGCTSCRKTRKGDVNSYNIITIHDDGRIEVTIKRVTGDEVQKEHRPIKPKIFVPRGERLLRIVQMSESNVSDRMYFRRKVLENAVRTINEKLRPDIVIHNGDIVDMGIERYYEKAYEFYEKIKAEKLVVPGHNDITYLGYDLFLEYFGEPEIVEMKGFTFLPVISAQYETPIGVVGRIGQRKIARHLEEYRGSFTVVVLHHNIIPIPRSREVGFLEDAGDVLRTLTWGEASLVLTGHGGNSFAVKVEKTPIVNAGSISWELHRNPFGNSFNLIDIYPEMIVAFEVQATWGSGRLLGIWKIKGPFTP; from the coding sequence ATGATACGGATAGCGCACATAAGCGACACCCACATAACCAGCGAGAGCGCCTACAAGGGCTACGCCTACGACCTCATAGTCAACGACGTGAACCGCGGGGACTTCGACTTCGTGATACACACCGGTGACGTGACCAACCAGGGCCTCCGCGAGGAGTATGAGCGGGCCTCGTACGAGCTTAGAAAAATAAAGAAGCCGCTCGTTGTCATTCCTGGCAACCACGATGTCAGGAACGTCGGCTACAAGCTGTTCGAGAAGTTCATAGGCCCGCTTAACGGCGTTTACGAGTTCCGCGACGGTGTCGTCATCTGGGTTGACTCGACCATACCCGACCTGAGCGACGGCAGGGTGGGCGGCCACAAGTTCCGGTGGCTCAAGTCGAGACTCGAGGAGTACTCCGAGAAAAAGTTCAAAATCGTCGCCGCACACCATCACCTCGTCCCGCTGCCCGACACCGGGCGGGAGAGAAACGTTCTGTACAACGCCGGCGACGTTCTCGACCTCCTCCTCAGGCACGAGGTCAGCCTCTACACCTGCGGCCACAAGCACGTGCCCAACGTCTACCGCATCGAGGACATGGTGATCGACAACGCGGGCTGCACATCCTGCAGGAAGACGAGGAAGGGGGACGTGAACAGCTACAACATCATCACCATCCACGACGACGGCAGGATCGAGGTTACGATAAAACGCGTGACCGGGGACGAGGTGCAGAAGGAACACAGACCCATAAAGCCGAAGATCTTCGTGCCCCGTGGAGAGCGCCTGCTCCGGATAGTCCAGATGAGCGAGAGCAACGTCTCGGACAGGATGTACTTCAGGAGGAAGGTACTCGAAAACGCCGTGCGCACCATAAACGAAAAGCTGAGGCCCGACATAGTGATCCACAACGGTGACATCGTGGATATGGGGATAGAGCGCTACTACGAGAAGGCCTACGAGTTCTACGAGAAGATCAAAGCGGAAAAGCTCGTCGTTCCCGGCCACAACGACATAACCTACCTGGGCTACGACCTGTTTCTGGAGTACTTCGGCGAACCGGAAATCGTGGAGATGAAGGGCTTCACGTTCCTTCCAGTGATAAGCGCCCAGTACGAAACTCCAATAGGGGTCGTCGGACGGATAGGCCAGCGGAAAATAGCGAGGCACCTCGAGGAGTATCGCGGGAGCTTTACGGTGGTCGTTCTGCACCACAACATCATTCCGATTCCGCGGAGCAGGGAGGTGGGATTCCTCGAAGACGCCGGCGACGTGCTGAGGACATTGACGTGGGGGGAGGCCAGCCTCGTGCTGACCGGCCACGGGGGCAACTCCTTCGCAGTCAAGGTTGAGAAAACACCCATAGTCAACGCGGGCTCCATAAGCTGGGAGCTCCACAGGAACCCCTTCGGAAACAGCTTCAACCTCATAGACATATACCCCGAAATGATAGTGGCATTTGAGGTTCAGGCCACCTGGGGGAGCGGAAGGCTCCTTGGAATATGGAAGATAAAGGGCCCGTTCACCCCCTGA
- a CDS encoding AIR synthase family protein, which produces MLPVGKIPPEKLRELVFNRLGAGGERVIIGADLGVDAAAIDFGETVLVASTDPITGAGEGIGFYAVHVNANDVATFGARPKWFLVSILLPGNSDEAILSGIMEELHRSAAKLGVAIVGGHTEVTPGLDRPIVVGTMLGEVPRGKLVTSNGSKPGDAIILTKWAGLEGTSIIAGERAEELERAFGREFVERARKFIEMISVVEDALTANEVGVHAMHDPTEGGIANGLHEMADAAGLGFRVHLERIPIREETLGICRFYGLNPLALISSGALMIAAPRDGVDEILNALGEKGINASVIGEFVEDPGVRVIVENGEERPLERPESDELWKVV; this is translated from the coding sequence ATGCTGCCTGTGGGCAAAATTCCACCGGAAAAACTCAGAGAGCTCGTTTTCAACCGCCTCGGGGCCGGGGGGGAGAGGGTGATAATCGGGGCCGATCTCGGGGTGGATGCGGCCGCGATAGACTTCGGAGAGACGGTTCTCGTTGCATCGACCGACCCCATAACCGGTGCCGGGGAGGGAATAGGTTTCTACGCGGTTCACGTCAACGCCAACGACGTGGCCACCTTTGGGGCCAGACCAAAGTGGTTTCTTGTTTCAATACTCCTCCCCGGGAACTCCGACGAGGCCATCCTCTCGGGGATAATGGAGGAACTCCACAGGAGCGCCGCAAAACTCGGCGTCGCCATAGTGGGCGGCCACACGGAGGTGACGCCTGGCCTCGACAGGCCCATAGTCGTCGGGACGATGCTTGGAGAGGTGCCGAGGGGAAAGCTCGTGACGTCGAACGGCTCGAAGCCCGGGGACGCGATAATACTCACCAAGTGGGCCGGCCTTGAGGGAACGTCGATAATAGCGGGCGAGAGGGCTGAGGAGCTTGAGAGGGCCTTCGGAAGGGAGTTCGTCGAGAGGGCGAGGAAGTTCATCGAGATGATAAGCGTCGTGGAAGATGCCCTCACGGCCAACGAGGTCGGCGTTCACGCCATGCATGATCCAACTGAAGGGGGAATAGCGAACGGCCTTCACGAGATGGCCGACGCCGCCGGCCTGGGCTTCAGGGTGCACCTCGAGAGAATACCCATACGGGAGGAGACGCTCGGAATATGCCGCTTCTACGGTCTAAACCCCCTCGCCCTGATAAGCTCCGGGGCCCTGATGATAGCCGCCCCGAGGGACGGCGTGGATGAAATCCTAAACGCCCTCGGAGAGAAGGGCATAAACGCCTCCGTCATAGGGGAGTTTGTGGAAGACCCCGGCGTCAGGGTCATCGTTGAGAACGGTGAAGAGAGGCCCCTTGAGAGACCTGAGAGCGACGAGCTCTGGAAGGTGGTCTGA
- a CDS encoding class I SAM-dependent methyltransferase family protein encodes MRRTQLIKPRIREILSRELPAELVRMLPKHWVQIGDVLILPLRPELEPHKRRIAEVYAEVLGVKTVLRKGRIGGEFRETNYELLHGNDTITVHVENGIKYKLDVAKIMFSPANVKERVRMAKVAKPGELVVDMFAGIGHLSLPMAVHGKARVIAIEKSPYTFRFLVENIELNKVQDRMTAYNIDNRDFPGEDIADRILMGYVVKTHEFIPKALSIARDEAIIHYHNTVPERLMPEEPFGTFRKTAREHGYEAEKLNELIIKRYAPGVWHVVVDVRVFKR; translated from the coding sequence ATGAGAAGAACCCAGCTGATAAAACCCCGTATAAGGGAGATCCTTTCCCGCGAACTTCCGGCGGAGCTAGTGAGGATGCTCCCCAAGCACTGGGTCCAGATAGGCGACGTTCTAATCCTCCCCCTACGGCCAGAGCTCGAACCCCATAAACGCCGGATAGCCGAGGTTTACGCGGAGGTTCTCGGCGTTAAAACAGTCCTCAGAAAGGGCAGAATAGGCGGCGAGTTCAGGGAGACAAACTATGAGCTCCTCCACGGAAACGACACGATAACGGTTCATGTTGAGAACGGGATCAAATACAAGCTCGATGTGGCAAAGATAATGTTCTCGCCGGCAAACGTGAAGGAGCGCGTGAGGATGGCGAAGGTTGCAAAGCCCGGCGAGCTGGTCGTCGACATGTTCGCCGGAATCGGCCACCTCAGCCTCCCAATGGCTGTCCACGGAAAAGCCAGAGTTATAGCCATAGAGAAGAGCCCCTACACATTCCGCTTTCTGGTTGAGAACATCGAGCTCAACAAGGTTCAGGACAGGATGACTGCCTACAACATCGACAACCGAGACTTTCCTGGGGAGGACATAGCCGACAGGATTCTCATGGGCTACGTGGTGAAAACCCACGAGTTCATCCCCAAGGCCCTGAGCATAGCCAGGGACGAGGCTATAATCCACTACCACAACACGGTGCCGGAAAGGCTGATGCCAGAGGAGCCCTTCGGGACGTTCAGAAAAACAGCAAGGGAGCACGGCTACGAGGCGGAGAAGCTCAACGAACTCATCATCAAGCGCTACGCCCCTGGAGTGTGGCACGTCGTCGTTGACGTGAGGGTCTTTAAGAGATAG
- a CDS encoding 2-phosphoglycerate kinase, whose amino-acid sequence MIIVTDPESGARLPFSRGILTRSITLAGVDVGIAYIIATEVQKELNSRNAKFVTTEEIRELTYRKLIDHGLKEAAKRYLFWRQLRRLKVPITILLGGATGVGKSTIATELAFRLGIRSVIGTDTVREVMRKIIAPELLPDLHTSSFLAWTAAGRVKGRDSPLIRGFEEQVRHVSVGLKAVLERAHKEGFNTVIEGIHLVPGYVELDDRDFMYVVTVGSKRDLEARFYERARYSKRPAEYYIEHIDAIMEIQDFIVEMAREHGVRVINNVELESTVDVIMEDIMERLMRKMGRDVRG is encoded by the coding sequence ATGATAATCGTAACCGACCCCGAGAGCGGGGCCAGGCTCCCGTTCTCAAGGGGGATCCTCACGCGCTCCATAACCCTTGCGGGGGTTGACGTGGGTATCGCCTACATCATAGCCACGGAGGTTCAGAAGGAGCTGAATTCCAGGAATGCCAAGTTCGTCACCACGGAGGAGATACGGGAACTGACGTACCGGAAGCTCATTGACCACGGCCTTAAGGAAGCGGCGAAGCGCTACCTGTTCTGGCGCCAGCTCCGCCGCCTGAAGGTGCCGATAACCATTCTCCTCGGCGGGGCAACGGGCGTCGGGAAGTCAACGATAGCGACCGAGCTGGCGTTTCGCCTCGGCATAAGGAGCGTTATAGGAACGGACACGGTAAGGGAGGTCATGAGGAAGATAATAGCACCCGAACTTCTCCCCGACCTCCACACGTCGTCCTTCCTCGCCTGGACGGCCGCTGGCAGGGTCAAGGGAAGGGACTCCCCCCTGATCAGGGGCTTCGAGGAGCAGGTCCGTCACGTGTCCGTTGGCCTCAAGGCGGTCCTTGAGAGGGCCCACAAGGAGGGCTTCAACACGGTCATCGAGGGCATACACCTGGTTCCCGGCTACGTGGAGCTCGACGACAGGGACTTCATGTACGTGGTAACCGTGGGGAGCAAGCGGGACCTGGAGGCCAGGTTCTACGAAAGGGCGCGCTACAGCAAGAGGCCCGCCGAGTACTACATCGAGCACATAGACGCCATCATGGAGATACAGGATTTCATTGTGGAGATGGCCAGGGAGCACGGGGTTCGGGTGATAAACAACGTCGAACTCGAGAGCACGGTGGACGTTATAATGGAGGACATAATGGAGCGGCTGATGAGAAAGATGGGAAGGGACGTCAGGGGGTGA
- a CDS encoding class II glutamine amidotransferase: protein MCRIMFAAGDGKRICPLLDALVRSSENDPYKERRGRGRQHRDGWGYVLLKEGSVKHYRSLRPIFEDAAALGSLREELEGFTVLMAHTRAASQGARNLFNVHPFAFSSRHGFTFWLLHNGDLDKGRIMELAELDGEELENVSDTYAFATYLCRRLPSPSLDDVLEQYRIINGTMKSLLNTVTLFQDSGGRFSAFITASMSEKYAENPLNYDYGRLLLIEGEDLFAVTSSTFELYHPADYRVIPNGTAFYVRLGEDGFHVETVRL, encoded by the coding sequence ATGTGCCGCATAATGTTTGCAGCAGGTGACGGAAAGCGGATTTGTCCGCTGCTGGATGCCCTGGTAAGGTCCTCCGAAAATGACCCGTACAAGGAGCGGAGGGGAAGGGGGAGGCAGCACAGGGACGGATGGGGGTACGTCCTCCTGAAGGAGGGTTCGGTGAAGCACTACCGCTCGCTGAGGCCTATATTTGAGGACGCCGCCGCCCTCGGTTCCCTCAGAGAGGAGCTTGAGGGCTTCACCGTGCTGATGGCCCACACGAGGGCGGCCAGTCAGGGGGCCAGGAACCTCTTCAACGTCCACCCGTTTGCATTTTCGTCCAGACACGGCTTCACGTTCTGGCTGCTTCACAACGGCGACCTTGACAAGGGGAGGATTATGGAGCTTGCCGAACTGGACGGGGAGGAGCTGGAGAACGTTTCCGACACCTACGCCTTCGCCACCTACCTGTGCAGGAGGCTCCCCAGCCCGTCGCTCGATGACGTTCTGGAGCAGTACCGGATCATCAACGGGACGATGAAGTCCCTCCTCAACACCGTCACCCTGTTCCAGGATTCCGGGGGAAGATTCTCCGCTTTCATAACCGCCAGCATGAGCGAGAAATATGCCGAGAACCCGCTGAACTACGACTACGGCAGGCTGCTCCTCATTGAAGGTGAGGACCTCTTCGCGGTGACGTCGTCAACCTTCGAGCTGTACCACCCCGCGGACTACCGGGTAATCCCAAACGGAACCGCGTTCTACGTCAGGCTTGGTGAGGATGGCTTCCACGTTGAGACCGTTCGCCTGTGA